Genomic DNA from Ilyobacter polytropus DSM 2926:
GTGTTAACTGAGAAACGCCATCTTCCTGTCCCACTCTATAAACTGATCCATCAGCACCAAACAACATCCTTCCCTCAAGCTTTTCCCAAGTAGTTTCTATCCATTTTACAGCTGGATTTTCTGAGCTTTCTGTTATCCAGTAATCACCTATACCGTAATAACAATCGGAAGTTTTAAAAGTTGTGGCAAGACCGTCCTTTAATGCCTTTGAAGTTGCTATGACATTACTATCATCTAATGAATAACTATCAGATTTATTTTTATTAAACCCACTATTTTTATTGAATTCATCCTCTTTAGTTGCCAGCCCATCAGCAAGATCTTTTATAGTTACATAGACATTACTCTGATCTATGATTGCATTTATAGTAGTTGCATTAGAAATATAAGTAACCAAGTCCTCTACCCGCTCAATCACACCACTTCCTTCTCCTGGGATTAGATCTGGATCATCAGTATTGCAATATGAATAGAGCACTTCTATACCATCTTCTCCACGAGCAAAGACACCTATCTCTTTCAGATAAGTATCAGAAACTATCCCTGCATTATCAAATGCAACTCTCACCCTAAATTTCCCGGCCTCTAACACTGTAGTACTTGTTATATTCAGGACCTTAAATGAAACTTTAAGCCCTGTCAGTTCTTCAGGCAGCTCTTCTGGAAAAATATCTCCACTCCCTATTTCAACCTTGGTAAAAGTTATGAGTTCCTGTGCTATGATAGCTCTGGCAAGCAGCTCTTTTCCTTT
This window encodes:
- a CDS encoding phage baseplate protein, which encodes MAKYTGMILTNKGKELLARAIIAQELITFTKVEIGSGDIFPEELPEELTGLKVSFKVLNITSTTVLEAGKFRVRVAFDNAGIVSDTYLKEIGVFARGEDGIEVLYSYCNTDDPDLIPGEGSGVIERVEDLVTYISNATTINAIIDQSNVYVTIKDLADGLATKEDEFNKNSGFNKNKSDSYSLDDSNVIATSKALKDGLATTFKTSDCYYGIGDYWITESSENPAVKWIETTWEKLEGRMLFGADGSVYRVGQEDGVSQLTLSVTNIPSHRHQVNSHNHTQPLHYHQTGKLSGERSSSYVEDYGYTSASGAGSRFYQENSVSARFPHTSSSGGESTGIASPYTDYQGSGAAFSVLNSYRAVNIWRRTA